Proteins from a single region of Zonotrichia leucophrys gambelii isolate GWCS_2022_RI chromosome 17, RI_Zleu_2.0, whole genome shotgun sequence:
- the DNM1 gene encoding dynamin-1 isoform X7 — MGNRGMEDLIPLVNRLQDAFAAIGQNANLDLPQIAVVGGQSAGKSSVLENFVGRDFLPRGSGIVTRRPLVLQLVNASTEYGEFLHCKGKKFTDFEEVRLEIEAETDRVTGSNKGISPVPINLRVYSPHVLNLTLVDLPGMTKVPVGDQPPDIEFQIRDMLMQFVTKENCLILAVSPANSDLANSDALKIAKEVDPQGQRTIGVITKLDLMDEGTDARDVLENKLLPLRRGYIGVVNRSQKDIDGKKDIQAALAAERKFFLSHPAYRHMADRMGTPFLQKVLNQQLTNHIRDTLPGLRNKLQSQLLSIEKEVEEYKNFRPDDPARKTKALLQMVQQFAVDFEKRIEGSGDQIDTYELSGGARINRIFHERFPFELVKMEFDEKELRREISYAIKNIHGIRTGLFTPDMAFETIVKKQVKKIKEPCLKCVDMVISELINTVRQCTKKLSQYPHLREEMERIVTTHIREREGRTKDQVMLLIDIELAYMNTNHEDFIGFANAQQRSSQMSKKKAAGNQDEILVIRKGWLTINNIGIMKGGSKEYWFVLTAENLSWYKDDEEKEKKYMLPVDNLKLRDVEKGFMSSKHIFALFNTEQRNVYKDYRQLELACETQEEVDSWKASFLRAGVYPERVGDKDKASEAEENGGDSFMHSMDPQLERQVETIRNLVDSYMAIVNKTIRDLMPKTIMHLMINNTKDFIHSELLANLYSCGDQNTLMEESAEQAQRRDEMLRMYHALKEALNIIGDINTSTISTPMPPPVDDSWLQVQSVPSGRRSPTSSPTPQRRAPAVPPARPGSRGPAPGPPPAGGSTLGGAPPVPSRPGASPDPFGPPPQVPSRPNRAPPGVPSRPGKASPARPESPKPPFDM, encoded by the exons GGACTTTCTGCCACGTGGATCTGGCATCGTAACCCGGCGCCCACTGGTCCTTCAGCTGGTCAATGCCAGCACAG AATATGGCGAGTTCCTACactgcaaaggaaagaaattcacCGATTTTGAGGAGGTCCGTTTGGAGATTGAGGCTGAAACAGATCGTGTTACTGGCTCCAACAAAGGGATTTCCCCTGTGCCCATCAATCTCCGAGTCTACTCTCCCCATG TCCTGAACCTGACCTTGGTGGATCTGCCGGGGATGACAAAAGTCCCTGTAGGGGATCAGCCCCCTGACATCGAGTTCCAGATCCGAGACATGCTCATGCAGTTTGTCACCAAAGAGAACTGCCTCATCCTAGCAGTATCCCCAGCCAACTCTGATCTGGCCAATTCTGATGCCCTGAAGATTGCAAAGGAGGTGGATCCTCAAG gCCAACGCACCATTGGGGTCATCACCAAGCTGGATCTTATGGATGAAGGAACTGATGCACGAGATGTGTTAGAAAACAAATTGCTTCCCCTCCGTAGGG GTTACATTGGTGTGGTCAACAGAAGTCAGAAGGACATAGATGGCAAGAAGGACAttcaggcagctctggctgcagagaggaagTTTTTTCTCTCCCACCCAGCCTACAGACACATGGCTGATCGCATGGGAACCCCCTTCCTGCAGAAAGTTCTGAACCAG CAACTGACCAACCACATCCGTGACACGCTGCCAGGGCTGCGGAAcaagctgcagagccagctgctgtCCATTGAGAAGGAGGTGGAGGAGTACAAGAACTTCCGCCCCGATGACCCTGCTCGCAAGACCAAAGCTCTGCTTCA GATGGTCCAGCAGTTTGCTGTGGACTTTGAGAAACGCATTGAAGGCTCTGGAGACCAAATTGACACCTATGAGCTGTCGGGAGGAGCTCGGATCAACCGCATCTTCCACGAGCGTTTCCCCTTTGAGCTGGTGAAG ATGGAGTTTGATGAGAAGGAGCTGCGGCGGGAGATCAGCTACGCCATCAAGAACATCCACGGTATCAG AACCGGTCTCTTCACACCTGACATGGCCTTTGAGACCATTGTGAAAAAGCAGGTGAAGAAGATTAAAGAGCCTTGCCTGAAATGCGTGGACATGGTCATTTCGGAGTTAATCAATACTGTTAGACAGTGCACCAAGAAG ctcagccagtACCCTCACCTGcgggaggagatggagaggaTTGTCACCACCCAcatcagggagagagagggcAGGACCAAGGACCAG GTTATGCTTCTAATAGACATTGAGCTGGCTTACATGAACACAAACCACGAGGATTTCATTGGCTTTGCCAA TgctcagcagaggagcagccagaTGAGCAAGAAGAAGGCAGCTGGTAACCAG GATGAGATCCTG GTGATCCGGAAAGGCTGGCTCACCATCAACAACATTGGGATCATGAAGGGTGGCTCCAAGGAGTATTGGTTTGTCCTGACAGCAGAGAACCTCTCCTGGTACAAGGATGATGAG gagaaggagaagaagtaCATGTTACCAGTGGATAACCTGAAACTGCGGGATGTGGAGAAGGGCTTCATGTCCAGCAAGCACATCTTTGCTCTCTTCAACACTGAACAGAG GAATGTTTACAAGGACTAccggcagctggagctggcctGTGAGACCCAGGAGGAGGTGGACAGCTGGAAGGCTTCCTTCCTTAGGGCAGGAGTGTACCCAGAGCGTGTTGGG GACAAGGACAAA gCCAGTGAAGCAGAGGAGAATGGAGGAGATAGTTTCATGCACTCCATGGATCCTCAGCTGGAGAGACAAGTGGAAACGATCAGGAACCTGGTGGATTCCTACATGGCAATTGTCAACAAAACCATCAGAGACCTCATGCCGAAGACAATCATGCACCTCATGATAAACAAT ACCAAGGACTTCATCCATTCAGAGCTGCTGGCAAACCTGTACTCCTGCGGGGACCAGAACACGCTGATGGAGGAGTCGGCGGAGCAGGCGCAGCGGCGCGACGAGATGCTGCGCATGTACCACGCGCTGAAGGAGGCCCTCAACATCATCGGGGACATCAACACCAGCACCATCAGCACCCCCATGCCCCCACCGGTGGACGACTCCTGGCTGCAGGTGCAGAGCGTACCGTCCGGACGCAG GTCCCCCACATCCAGCCCCACGCCGCAGAggagagctcctgcagtgcccccCGCCAGACCTGGGTCTCGCGGACCGGCTCCTGGGCCACCTCCTGCTGGTGGCTCCACGCTGGGTGGTGccccccctgtgccctccaggcCAGGTGCCTCTCCTGATCCCTTCGGGCCCCCACCTCAGGTTCCTTCTCGGCCCAACCGTGCTCCTCCTGGTGTTCCCAG
- the DNM1 gene encoding dynamin-1 isoform X4, whose protein sequence is MGNRGMEDLIPLVNRLQDAFAAIGQNANLDLPQIAVVGGQSAGKSSVLENFVGRDFLPRGSGIVTRRPLVLQLVNASTEYGEFLHCKGKKFTDFEEVRLEIEAETDRVTGSNKGISPVPINLRVYSPHVLNLTLVDLPGMTKVPVGDQPPDIEFQIRDMLMQFVTKENCLILAVSPANSDLANSDALKIAKEVDPQGQRTIGVITKLDLMDEGTDARDVLENKLLPLRRGYIGVVNRSQKDIDGKKDIQAALAAERKFFLSHPAYRHMADRMGTPFLQKVLNQQLTNHIRDTLPGLRNKLQSQLLSIEKEVEEYKNFRPDDPARKTKALLQMVQQFAVDFEKRIEGSGDQIDTYELSGGARINRIFHERFPFELVKMEFDEKELRREISYAIKNIHGIRTGLFTPDMAFETIVKKQVKKIKEPCLKCVDMVISELINTVRQCTKKLSQYPHLREEMERIVTTHIREREGRTKDQVMLLIDIELAYMNTNHEDFIGFANAQQRSSQMSKKKAAGNQDEILVIRKGWLTINNIGIMKGGSKEYWFVLTAENLSWYKDDEEKEKKYMLPVDNLKLRDVEKGFMSSKHIFALFNTEQRNVYKDYRQLELACETQEEVDSWKASFLRAGVYPERVGDKDKASEAEENGGDSFMHSMDPQLERQVETIRNLVDSYMAIVNKTIRDLMPKTIMHLMINNTKDFIHSELLANLYSCGDQNTLMEESAEQAQRRDEMLRMYHALKEALNIIGDINTSTISTPMPPPVDDSWLQVQSVPSGRRSPTSSPTPQRRAPAVPPARPGSRGPAPGPPPAGGSTLGGAPPVPSRPGASPDPFGPPPQVPSRPNRAPPGVPRRGPASPTRPTIIRPAEPSLLDL, encoded by the exons GGACTTTCTGCCACGTGGATCTGGCATCGTAACCCGGCGCCCACTGGTCCTTCAGCTGGTCAATGCCAGCACAG AATATGGCGAGTTCCTACactgcaaaggaaagaaattcacCGATTTTGAGGAGGTCCGTTTGGAGATTGAGGCTGAAACAGATCGTGTTACTGGCTCCAACAAAGGGATTTCCCCTGTGCCCATCAATCTCCGAGTCTACTCTCCCCATG TCCTGAACCTGACCTTGGTGGATCTGCCGGGGATGACAAAAGTCCCTGTAGGGGATCAGCCCCCTGACATCGAGTTCCAGATCCGAGACATGCTCATGCAGTTTGTCACCAAAGAGAACTGCCTCATCCTAGCAGTATCCCCAGCCAACTCTGATCTGGCCAATTCTGATGCCCTGAAGATTGCAAAGGAGGTGGATCCTCAAG gCCAACGCACCATTGGGGTCATCACCAAGCTGGATCTTATGGATGAAGGAACTGATGCACGAGATGTGTTAGAAAACAAATTGCTTCCCCTCCGTAGGG GTTACATTGGTGTGGTCAACAGAAGTCAGAAGGACATAGATGGCAAGAAGGACAttcaggcagctctggctgcagagaggaagTTTTTTCTCTCCCACCCAGCCTACAGACACATGGCTGATCGCATGGGAACCCCCTTCCTGCAGAAAGTTCTGAACCAG CAACTGACCAACCACATCCGTGACACGCTGCCAGGGCTGCGGAAcaagctgcagagccagctgctgtCCATTGAGAAGGAGGTGGAGGAGTACAAGAACTTCCGCCCCGATGACCCTGCTCGCAAGACCAAAGCTCTGCTTCA GATGGTCCAGCAGTTTGCTGTGGACTTTGAGAAACGCATTGAAGGCTCTGGAGACCAAATTGACACCTATGAGCTGTCGGGAGGAGCTCGGATCAACCGCATCTTCCACGAGCGTTTCCCCTTTGAGCTGGTGAAG ATGGAGTTTGATGAGAAGGAGCTGCGGCGGGAGATCAGCTACGCCATCAAGAACATCCACGGTATCAG AACCGGTCTCTTCACACCTGACATGGCCTTTGAGACCATTGTGAAAAAGCAGGTGAAGAAGATTAAAGAGCCTTGCCTGAAATGCGTGGACATGGTCATTTCGGAGTTAATCAATACTGTTAGACAGTGCACCAAGAAG ctcagccagtACCCTCACCTGcgggaggagatggagaggaTTGTCACCACCCAcatcagggagagagagggcAGGACCAAGGACCAG GTTATGCTTCTAATAGACATTGAGCTGGCTTACATGAACACAAACCACGAGGATTTCATTGGCTTTGCCAA TgctcagcagaggagcagccagaTGAGCAAGAAGAAGGCAGCTGGTAACCAG GATGAGATCCTG GTGATCCGGAAAGGCTGGCTCACCATCAACAACATTGGGATCATGAAGGGTGGCTCCAAGGAGTATTGGTTTGTCCTGACAGCAGAGAACCTCTCCTGGTACAAGGATGATGAG gagaaggagaagaagtaCATGTTACCAGTGGATAACCTGAAACTGCGGGATGTGGAGAAGGGCTTCATGTCCAGCAAGCACATCTTTGCTCTCTTCAACACTGAACAGAG GAATGTTTACAAGGACTAccggcagctggagctggcctGTGAGACCCAGGAGGAGGTGGACAGCTGGAAGGCTTCCTTCCTTAGGGCAGGAGTGTACCCAGAGCGTGTTGGG GACAAGGACAAA gCCAGTGAAGCAGAGGAGAATGGAGGAGATAGTTTCATGCACTCCATGGATCCTCAGCTGGAGAGACAAGTGGAAACGATCAGGAACCTGGTGGATTCCTACATGGCAATTGTCAACAAAACCATCAGAGACCTCATGCCGAAGACAATCATGCACCTCATGATAAACAAT ACCAAGGACTTCATCCATTCAGAGCTGCTGGCAAACCTGTACTCCTGCGGGGACCAGAACACGCTGATGGAGGAGTCGGCGGAGCAGGCGCAGCGGCGCGACGAGATGCTGCGCATGTACCACGCGCTGAAGGAGGCCCTCAACATCATCGGGGACATCAACACCAGCACCATCAGCACCCCCATGCCCCCACCGGTGGACGACTCCTGGCTGCAGGTGCAGAGCGTACCGTCCGGACGCAG GTCCCCCACATCCAGCCCCACGCCGCAGAggagagctcctgcagtgcccccCGCCAGACCTGGGTCTCGCGGACCGGCTCCTGGGCCACCTCCTGCTGGTGGCTCCACGCTGGGTGGTGccccccctgtgccctccaggcCAGGTGCCTCTCCTGATCCCTTCGGGCCCCCACCTCAGGTTCCTTCTCGGCCCAACCGTGCTCCTCCTGGTGTTCCCAG
- the DNM1 gene encoding dynamin-1 isoform X13 — MGNRGMEDLIPLVNRLQDAFAAIGQNANLDLPQIAVVGGQSAGKSSVLENFVGRDFLPRGSGIVTRRPLVLQLVNASTEYGEFLHCKGKKFTDFEEVRLEIEAETDRVTGSNKGISPVPINLRVYSPHVLNLTLVDLPGMTKVPVGDQPPDIEFQIRDMLMQFVTKENCLILAVSPANSDLANSDALKIAKEVDPQGQRTIGVITKLDLMDEGTDARDVLENKLLPLRRGYIGVVNRSQKDIDGKKDIQAALAAERKFFLSHPAYRHMADRMGTPFLQKVLNQQLTNHIRDTLPGLRNKLQSQLLSIEKEVEEYKNFRPDDPARKTKALLQMVQQFAVDFEKRIEGSGDQIDTYELSGGARINRIFHERFPFELVKMEFDEKELRREISYAIKNIHGIRTGLFTPDMAFETIVKKQVKKIKEPCLKCVDMVISELINTVRQCTKKLSQYPHLREEMERIVTTHIREREGRTKDQVMLLIDIELAYMNTNHEDFIGFANAQQRSSQMSKKKAAGNQDEILVIRKGWLTINNIGIMKGGSKEYWFVLTAENLSWYKDDEEKEKKYMLPVDNLKLRDVEKGFMSSKHIFALFNTEQRNVYKDYRQLELACETQEEVDSWKASFLRAGVYPERVGDKDKASEAEENGGDSFMHSMDPQLERQVETIRNLVDSYMAIVNKTIRDLMPKTIMHLMINNTKDFIHSELLANLYSCGDQNTLMEESAEQAQRRDEMLRMYHALKEALNIIGDINTSTISTPMPPPVDDSWLQVQSVPSGRRSPTSSPTPQRRAPAVPPARPGSRGPAPGPPPAGGSTLGGAPPVPSRPGASPDPFGPPPQVPSRPNRAPPGVPRITISDP, encoded by the exons GGACTTTCTGCCACGTGGATCTGGCATCGTAACCCGGCGCCCACTGGTCCTTCAGCTGGTCAATGCCAGCACAG AATATGGCGAGTTCCTACactgcaaaggaaagaaattcacCGATTTTGAGGAGGTCCGTTTGGAGATTGAGGCTGAAACAGATCGTGTTACTGGCTCCAACAAAGGGATTTCCCCTGTGCCCATCAATCTCCGAGTCTACTCTCCCCATG TCCTGAACCTGACCTTGGTGGATCTGCCGGGGATGACAAAAGTCCCTGTAGGGGATCAGCCCCCTGACATCGAGTTCCAGATCCGAGACATGCTCATGCAGTTTGTCACCAAAGAGAACTGCCTCATCCTAGCAGTATCCCCAGCCAACTCTGATCTGGCCAATTCTGATGCCCTGAAGATTGCAAAGGAGGTGGATCCTCAAG gCCAACGCACCATTGGGGTCATCACCAAGCTGGATCTTATGGATGAAGGAACTGATGCACGAGATGTGTTAGAAAACAAATTGCTTCCCCTCCGTAGGG GTTACATTGGTGTGGTCAACAGAAGTCAGAAGGACATAGATGGCAAGAAGGACAttcaggcagctctggctgcagagaggaagTTTTTTCTCTCCCACCCAGCCTACAGACACATGGCTGATCGCATGGGAACCCCCTTCCTGCAGAAAGTTCTGAACCAG CAACTGACCAACCACATCCGTGACACGCTGCCAGGGCTGCGGAAcaagctgcagagccagctgctgtCCATTGAGAAGGAGGTGGAGGAGTACAAGAACTTCCGCCCCGATGACCCTGCTCGCAAGACCAAAGCTCTGCTTCA GATGGTCCAGCAGTTTGCTGTGGACTTTGAGAAACGCATTGAAGGCTCTGGAGACCAAATTGACACCTATGAGCTGTCGGGAGGAGCTCGGATCAACCGCATCTTCCACGAGCGTTTCCCCTTTGAGCTGGTGAAG ATGGAGTTTGATGAGAAGGAGCTGCGGCGGGAGATCAGCTACGCCATCAAGAACATCCACGGTATCAG AACCGGTCTCTTCACACCTGACATGGCCTTTGAGACCATTGTGAAAAAGCAGGTGAAGAAGATTAAAGAGCCTTGCCTGAAATGCGTGGACATGGTCATTTCGGAGTTAATCAATACTGTTAGACAGTGCACCAAGAAG ctcagccagtACCCTCACCTGcgggaggagatggagaggaTTGTCACCACCCAcatcagggagagagagggcAGGACCAAGGACCAG GTTATGCTTCTAATAGACATTGAGCTGGCTTACATGAACACAAACCACGAGGATTTCATTGGCTTTGCCAA TgctcagcagaggagcagccagaTGAGCAAGAAGAAGGCAGCTGGTAACCAG GATGAGATCCTG GTGATCCGGAAAGGCTGGCTCACCATCAACAACATTGGGATCATGAAGGGTGGCTCCAAGGAGTATTGGTTTGTCCTGACAGCAGAGAACCTCTCCTGGTACAAGGATGATGAG gagaaggagaagaagtaCATGTTACCAGTGGATAACCTGAAACTGCGGGATGTGGAGAAGGGCTTCATGTCCAGCAAGCACATCTTTGCTCTCTTCAACACTGAACAGAG GAATGTTTACAAGGACTAccggcagctggagctggcctGTGAGACCCAGGAGGAGGTGGACAGCTGGAAGGCTTCCTTCCTTAGGGCAGGAGTGTACCCAGAGCGTGTTGGG GACAAGGACAAA gCCAGTGAAGCAGAGGAGAATGGAGGAGATAGTTTCATGCACTCCATGGATCCTCAGCTGGAGAGACAAGTGGAAACGATCAGGAACCTGGTGGATTCCTACATGGCAATTGTCAACAAAACCATCAGAGACCTCATGCCGAAGACAATCATGCACCTCATGATAAACAAT ACCAAGGACTTCATCCATTCAGAGCTGCTGGCAAACCTGTACTCCTGCGGGGACCAGAACACGCTGATGGAGGAGTCGGCGGAGCAGGCGCAGCGGCGCGACGAGATGCTGCGCATGTACCACGCGCTGAAGGAGGCCCTCAACATCATCGGGGACATCAACACCAGCACCATCAGCACCCCCATGCCCCCACCGGTGGACGACTCCTGGCTGCAGGTGCAGAGCGTACCGTCCGGACGCAG GTCCCCCACATCCAGCCCCACGCCGCAGAggagagctcctgcagtgcccccCGCCAGACCTGGGTCTCGCGGACCGGCTCCTGGGCCACCTCCTGCTGGTGGCTCCACGCTGGGTGGTGccccccctgtgccctccaggcCAGGTGCCTCTCCTGATCCCTTCGGGCCCCCACCTCAGGTTCCTTCTCGGCCCAACCGTGCTCCTCCTGGTGTTCCCAG AATCACTATCAGTGACCCCTGA
- the DNM1 gene encoding dynamin-1 isoform X2 has protein sequence MGNRGMEDLIPLVNRLQDAFAAIGQNANLDLPQIAVVGGQSAGKSSVLENFVGRDFLPRGSGIVTRRPLVLQLVNASTEYGEFLHCKGKKFTDFEEVRLEIEAETDRVTGSNKGISPVPINLRVYSPHVLNLTLVDLPGMTKVPVGDQPPDIEFQIRDMLMQFVTKENCLILAVSPANSDLANSDALKIAKEVDPQGQRTIGVITKLDLMDEGTDARDVLENKLLPLRRGYIGVVNRSQKDIDGKKDIQAALAAERKFFLSHPAYRHMADRMGTPFLQKVLNQQLTNHIRDTLPGLRNKLQSQLLSIEKEVEEYKNFRPDDPARKTKALLQMVQQFAVDFEKRIEGSGDQIDTYELSGGARINRIFHERFPFELVKMEFDEKELRREISYAIKNIHGIRTGLFTPDMAFETIVKKQVKKIKEPCLKCVDMVISELINTVRQCTKKLSQYPHLREEMERIVTTHIREREGRTKDQVMLLIDIELAYMNTNHEDFIGFANAQQRSSQMSKKKAAGNQDEILVIRKGWLTINNIGIMKGGSKEYWFVLTAENLSWYKDDEEKEKKYMLPVDNLKLRDVEKGFMSSKHIFALFNTEQRNVYKDYRQLELACETQEEVDSWKASFLRAGVYPERVGDKDKASEAEENGGDSFMHSMDPQLERQVETIRNLVDSYMAIVNKTIRDLMPKTIMHLMINNTKDFIHSELLANLYSCGDQNTLMEESAEQAQRRDEMLRMYHALKEALNIIGDINTSTISTPMPPPVDDSWLQVQSVPSGRRSPTSSPTPQRRAPAVPPARPGSRGPAPGPPPAGGSTLGGAPPVPSRPGASPDPFGPPPQVPSRPNRAPPGVPSRRGPASPTRPTIIRPAEPSLLDL, from the exons GGACTTTCTGCCACGTGGATCTGGCATCGTAACCCGGCGCCCACTGGTCCTTCAGCTGGTCAATGCCAGCACAG AATATGGCGAGTTCCTACactgcaaaggaaagaaattcacCGATTTTGAGGAGGTCCGTTTGGAGATTGAGGCTGAAACAGATCGTGTTACTGGCTCCAACAAAGGGATTTCCCCTGTGCCCATCAATCTCCGAGTCTACTCTCCCCATG TCCTGAACCTGACCTTGGTGGATCTGCCGGGGATGACAAAAGTCCCTGTAGGGGATCAGCCCCCTGACATCGAGTTCCAGATCCGAGACATGCTCATGCAGTTTGTCACCAAAGAGAACTGCCTCATCCTAGCAGTATCCCCAGCCAACTCTGATCTGGCCAATTCTGATGCCCTGAAGATTGCAAAGGAGGTGGATCCTCAAG gCCAACGCACCATTGGGGTCATCACCAAGCTGGATCTTATGGATGAAGGAACTGATGCACGAGATGTGTTAGAAAACAAATTGCTTCCCCTCCGTAGGG GTTACATTGGTGTGGTCAACAGAAGTCAGAAGGACATAGATGGCAAGAAGGACAttcaggcagctctggctgcagagaggaagTTTTTTCTCTCCCACCCAGCCTACAGACACATGGCTGATCGCATGGGAACCCCCTTCCTGCAGAAAGTTCTGAACCAG CAACTGACCAACCACATCCGTGACACGCTGCCAGGGCTGCGGAAcaagctgcagagccagctgctgtCCATTGAGAAGGAGGTGGAGGAGTACAAGAACTTCCGCCCCGATGACCCTGCTCGCAAGACCAAAGCTCTGCTTCA GATGGTCCAGCAGTTTGCTGTGGACTTTGAGAAACGCATTGAAGGCTCTGGAGACCAAATTGACACCTATGAGCTGTCGGGAGGAGCTCGGATCAACCGCATCTTCCACGAGCGTTTCCCCTTTGAGCTGGTGAAG ATGGAGTTTGATGAGAAGGAGCTGCGGCGGGAGATCAGCTACGCCATCAAGAACATCCACGGTATCAG AACCGGTCTCTTCACACCTGACATGGCCTTTGAGACCATTGTGAAAAAGCAGGTGAAGAAGATTAAAGAGCCTTGCCTGAAATGCGTGGACATGGTCATTTCGGAGTTAATCAATACTGTTAGACAGTGCACCAAGAAG ctcagccagtACCCTCACCTGcgggaggagatggagaggaTTGTCACCACCCAcatcagggagagagagggcAGGACCAAGGACCAG GTTATGCTTCTAATAGACATTGAGCTGGCTTACATGAACACAAACCACGAGGATTTCATTGGCTTTGCCAA TgctcagcagaggagcagccagaTGAGCAAGAAGAAGGCAGCTGGTAACCAG GATGAGATCCTG GTGATCCGGAAAGGCTGGCTCACCATCAACAACATTGGGATCATGAAGGGTGGCTCCAAGGAGTATTGGTTTGTCCTGACAGCAGAGAACCTCTCCTGGTACAAGGATGATGAG gagaaggagaagaagtaCATGTTACCAGTGGATAACCTGAAACTGCGGGATGTGGAGAAGGGCTTCATGTCCAGCAAGCACATCTTTGCTCTCTTCAACACTGAACAGAG GAATGTTTACAAGGACTAccggcagctggagctggcctGTGAGACCCAGGAGGAGGTGGACAGCTGGAAGGCTTCCTTCCTTAGGGCAGGAGTGTACCCAGAGCGTGTTGGG GACAAGGACAAA gCCAGTGAAGCAGAGGAGAATGGAGGAGATAGTTTCATGCACTCCATGGATCCTCAGCTGGAGAGACAAGTGGAAACGATCAGGAACCTGGTGGATTCCTACATGGCAATTGTCAACAAAACCATCAGAGACCTCATGCCGAAGACAATCATGCACCTCATGATAAACAAT ACCAAGGACTTCATCCATTCAGAGCTGCTGGCAAACCTGTACTCCTGCGGGGACCAGAACACGCTGATGGAGGAGTCGGCGGAGCAGGCGCAGCGGCGCGACGAGATGCTGCGCATGTACCACGCGCTGAAGGAGGCCCTCAACATCATCGGGGACATCAACACCAGCACCATCAGCACCCCCATGCCCCCACCGGTGGACGACTCCTGGCTGCAGGTGCAGAGCGTACCGTCCGGACGCAG GTCCCCCACATCCAGCCCCACGCCGCAGAggagagctcctgcagtgcccccCGCCAGACCTGGGTCTCGCGGACCGGCTCCTGGGCCACCTCCTGCTGGTGGCTCCACGCTGGGTGGTGccccccctgtgccctccaggcCAGGTGCCTCTCCTGATCCCTTCGGGCCCCCACCTCAGGTTCCTTCTCGGCCCAACCGTGCTCCTCCTGGTGTTCCCAG